The Ricinus communis isolate WT05 ecotype wild-type unplaced genomic scaffold, ASM1957865v1 Ctg20, whole genome shotgun sequence genome includes a region encoding these proteins:
- the LOC125368836 gene encoding cytochrome f, with protein sequence MQTRKTFSWIKQEITRSISVSLMIYIITCASISNAYPIFAQQGYENPREATGRIVCANCHLANKPVDIEVPQAVLPDTVFEAVVRIPYDMQLKQVLANGKKGALNVGAVLILPEGFELAPPNRISPEMKEKMGNLSFQSYRPTKKNILVIGPVPGQKYSEITFPILSPDPATKKDVHFFKYPIYVGGNRGRGQIYPDGSKSNNTVYNATAAGIVSKIIRKEKGGYEITITDASEGRQVIDIIPPGPELLVSEGESIKLDQPLTSNPNVGGFGQGDSEIVLQDPLRAQGLLFFLASVILAQIFLVLKKKQFEKVQLSEMNF encoded by the coding sequence ATGCAAACTAGAAAGACCTTTTCTTGGATAAAGCAAGAGATTACTCGTTCCATTTCCGTATCGCtcatgatatatataataacttgTGCATCCATTTCAAATGCATATCCCATTTTTGCACAGCAGGGTTATGAAAATCCGCGCGAAGCAACTGGCCGTATTGTATGTGCCAATTGTCATTTAGCTAATAAACCCGTGGATATTGAAGTTCCACAAGCGGTACTTCCTGATACTGTATTTGAAGCAGTCGTTCGAATTCCTTATGATATGCAACTGAAACAAGTTCTTGCTAATGGTAAAAAGGGGGCTTTGAATGTGGGGGCTGTTCTTATTTTACCTGAGGGGTTTGAATTAGCCCCTCCTAATCGTATTTCGCCagagatgaaagaaaagatgggAAATCTGTCTTTTCAGAGTTATCGCcccacaaaaaaaaatattcttgtgATAGGTCCTGTTCCTGGTCAGAAATATAGTGAAATTACCTTTCCTATCCTTTCTCCGGACCCCGCCACTAAGAAAGATGTTCACTTTTTCAAATATCCCATATATGTAGGCGGAAACAGGGGAAGGGGTCAGATTTATCCCGACGGGAGCAAGAGTAACAATACGGTTTATAATGCTACAGCAGCAGGTATAGTAAGCAAAATCATACGAAAAGAAAAGGGGGGGTACGAAATAACCATAACGGATGCGTCAGAGGGACGTCAAGTGATTGATATTATACCTCCAGGACCAGAACTTCTTGTTTCAGAAGGCGAATCCATCAAACTTGATCAACCATTAACGAGTAATCCTAATGTGGGTGGATTTGGTCAGGGGGATTCAGAAATAGTACTTCAAGACCCATTACGTGCCCAAGGCCTTTTGTTCTTCTTGGCGTCGGTTATTTTGGCACAAATCTTTTTGgttcttaaaaagaaacagTTTGAGAAGGTTCAATTGTCCGAAATGAATTTCTAG
- the LOC125368839 gene encoding LOW QUALITY PROTEIN: photosystem I assembly protein Ycf4-like (The sequence of the model RefSeq protein was modified relative to this genomic sequence to represent the inferred CDS: deleted 1 base in 1 codon) produces MSWRSERIWIELIAGSRKTSNFCWAFILFLGSLGFLLVGISSYLGRNWISLFPSQQIIFFPQGIVMSFYGIAGLFISSYLWCTILWNVGSGYDRFDRKEGIVCIFRWGFPGKNRRIFLRFLMKDIQSIRIEVKEGIFARRVLYMETRGRGSIPLTRTDENLTPREIEQKVAELAYFLRVPIEVF; encoded by the exons ATGAGTTGGCGATCAGAACGTATATGGATAGAACTTATAGCGGGGTCTCGCAAAACAAGTAATTTCTGCTGGgcctttatactt tttttaggTTCATTGGGATTTTTATTGGTTGGAATTTCCAGTTATCTTGGCAGAAATTGGATATCTTTATTTCCGTCTcagcaaataattttttttccacaAGGGATCGTGATGTCTTTCTATGGGATCGCCGGTCTATTTATTAGTTCTTATTTGTGGTGCACAATTTTGTGGAATGTAGGTAGTGGTTATGATCGATTCGATAGAAAAGAAGGAATAGTGTGTATTTTTCGCTGGGGATTCCCTGGAAAAAATCGTCGCATCTTCCTCCGATTCCTTATGAAGGATATTCAGTCTATTAGAATAGAAGTGAAAGAGGGTATTTTTGCTCGGCGTGTCCTTTATATGGAAACCAGAGGCCGAGGGTCCATTCCTTTGACTCGTACTGATGAGAATTTGACTCCACGAGAGATTGAGCAAAAGGTAGCGGAATTGGCCTATTTTTTGCGTGTACCAATTGAAGTATTTTGA
- the LOC125368845 gene encoding NAD(P)H-quinone oxidoreductase subunit K, chloroplastic, protein MNSIEFPSLDRTTQISVISTTSNDLSNWSRLSSLWPLLYGTSCCFIEFASLIGSRFDFDRYGLVPRSSPRQADLILTAGTVTMKMAPSLVRLYEQMPEPKYVIAMGACTITGGMFSTDSYSTVRGVDKLIPVDVYLPGCPPKPEAVIDAITKLRKKLSREIYEDRIRSQPGNRCFTTNHKFNIERATHTGNYDQGLLYQPPSTSKIPPETFFKYKKRSVSSHELVN, encoded by the coding sequence ATGAATTCCATTGAGTTTCCCTCACTTGATCGAACAACTCAAATTTCAGTTATTTCAACTACATCAAATGATCTTTCAAATTGGTCAAGACTCTCTAGTTTATGGCCACTTCTCTATGGTACCAGTTGTTGCTTCATTGAATTTGCTTCATTAATAGGCTCACGATTCGACTTTGATCGTTATGGATTAGTACCAAGATCTAGTCCTAGACAAGCGGACCTAATTTTAACAGCCGGCACAGTAACCATGAAAATGGCTCCTTCTTTAGTGAGATTATATGAACAAATGCCTGAACCAAAATATGTTATTGCTATGGGGGCATGTACAATTACAGGGGGGATGTTCAGTACCGACTCTTATAGTACTGTTCGGGGAGTCGATAAGCTAATTCCTGTAGATGTCTATTTGCCGGGCTGTCCACCTAAACCGGAGGCGGTTATAGATGCTATAACAAAACTTCGTAAAAAACTATCTCGAGAAATTTATGAAGATCGAATTAGGTCTCAACCCGGGAATCGGTGTTTTACTACCAATCACAAGTTTAATATTGAACGCGCTACTCATACTGGAAATTATGATCAAGGATTACTATATCAACCACCGTCTACTTCAAAGATCCCTCCTGAaacatttttcaaatataaaaaaaggtCAGTATCGTCCCACGAATTAGTAAATTAG
- the LOC125368834 gene encoding LOW QUALITY PROTEIN: ribulose bisphosphate carboxylase large chain-like (The sequence of the model RefSeq protein was modified relative to this genomic sequence to represent the inferred CDS: inserted 2 bases in 2 codons) gives MSPQTETKASVGFKAGVKDYKLTYYTPEYETKDTDILAVFRVTPQPGVPPEEAGAAVAAESSTGTWTTVWTDGLTSLDRYKGRCYHIEPVAGEENQFIAYVAYPLDLFEEGSVTNMFTSIVGNVFGFKALRALRLEDLRIPPAYXKTFQGPPHGIQVERDKLNKYGRPXLGCTIKPKLGLSAKNYGRAVYECLRGGLDFTKDDENVNSQPFMRWRDRFLFCAEAIYKAQAETGEIKGHYLNATAGTCEEMIKRAVFARELGVPIVMHDYLTGGFTANTTLAHYCRDNGLLLHIHRAMHAVIDRQKNHGMHFRVLAKALRMSGGDHIHAGTVVGKLEGERDITLGFVDLLRDDFIEKDRSRGIYFTQDWVSLPGVLPVASGGIHVWHMPALTEIFGDDSVLQFGGGTLGHPWGNAPGAVANRVALEACVQARNEGRDLAREGNEIIREAGKWSPELAAACEVWKEIKFEFPAMDTL, from the exons ATGTCACCACAAACAGAGACTAAAGCAAGTGTTGGGTTCAAGGCTGGTGTTAAAGATTATAAATTGACTTATTATACTCCTGAATATGAAACCAAAGATACTGATATCTTGGCAGTATTCCGAGTAACTCCTCAACCTGGAGTTCCGCCTGAGGAAGCAGGAGCTGCAGTAGCTGCTGAATCTTCTACTGGTACATGGACAACTGTGTGGACCGATGGGCTTACCAGTCTTGATCGTTATAAAGGACGATGCTACCACATTGAGCCCGTTGCCGGAgaagaaaatcaatttattgCTTATGTAGCTTACCCCTTAGACCTTTTTGAAGAAGGTTCTGTTACTAACATGTTTACTTCCATTGTGGGTAATGTATTTGGGTTCAAAGCCCTACGCGCCCTACGTCTGGAGGATTTGCGAATCCCTCCCGCTT ACAAAACTTTCCAAGGGCCGCCTCATGGCATCCAAGTTGAGAGAGATAAATTGAACAAGTATGGTCGCC CATTGGGTTGTACTATTAAACCTAAATTGGGGCTATCCGCTAAGAATTACGGTAGAGCAGTTTATGAATGTCTACGCGGTGGACTTGATTTTACCAAAGATGATGAGAACGTGAACTCCCAACCATTTATGCGTTGGAGAGACCGTTTCTTATTTTGTGCCGAAGCAATTTATAAAGCACAGGCTGAAACAGGTGAAATCAAAGGACATTATTTGAATGCTACTGCAGGTACATGCGAAGAAATGATCAAAAGGGCTGTATTTGCCAGAGAATTAGGAGTTCCTATCGTAATGCATGACTACTTAACAGGGGGATTCACTGCAAATACTACCTTGGCTCATTATTGCCGAGATAATGGTTTACTTCTTCACATTCACCGCGCAATGCATGCAGTTATTGATAGACAGAAGAATCATGGTATGCATTTTCGTGTACTAGCTAAGGCGTTACGTATGTCTGGTGGAGATCATATTCACGCTGGTACCGTAGTAGGTAAACTTGAAGGGGAAAGAGACATCACTCTGGGCTTTGTTGATTTATTGCGTgatgattttattgaaaaagatCGAAGCCGCGGTATTTATTTCACTCAAGATTGGGTCTCTCTACCTGGTGTTCTGCCTGTAGCTTCAGGGGGTATTCACGTTTGGCATATGCCTGCTCTGACCGAGATCTTTGGAGATGATTCCGTACTACAATTCGGTGGAGGAACTTTAGGGCACCCTTGGGGAAATGCACCCGGTGCCGTAGCTAATCGAGTAGCTCTAGAAGCATGTGTACAAGCTCGTAATGAGGGACGTGATCTTGCTCGCGAGGGTAATGAAATTATCCGCGAAGCTGGCAAATGGAGTCCTGAATTAGCTGCTGCTTGTGAAGTATGGAAGGagattaaatttgaattcccAGCAATGGATACTTTGTAA
- the LOC125368844 gene encoding LOW QUALITY PROTEIN: photosystem I P700 chlorophyll a apoprotein A2-like (The sequence of the model RefSeq protein was modified relative to this genomic sequence to represent the inferred CDS: inserted 1 base in 1 codon): MALRFPRFSQGLAQDPTTRRIWFGIATAHDFESHDDITEERLYQNIFASHFGQLAIIFLWTSGNLFHVAWQGNFEAWVQDPLHVRPIAHAIWDPHFGQPAVEAFTRGGAPGPVNIAYSGVYQWWYTIGLRTNEDLYIGALFLLFLSALALLAGWLHLQPKWKPSVSWFKNAESRLNHHLSGLFGVSSLAWTGHLVHVAIPGARGEYVRWNNFLDVLPHPQGLGPLFTGQWNLYAQNPDSGNHLFGTSQGAGTAILTLLGGFHPQTQSLWLTDIAHHHLAIAFIFLVAGHMYRTNFGIGHSIKDLLEAHIPPGGRLGRGHKGLYDTINNSLHFQLGLALASLGVITSLVAQHMYSLPAYAFIAQDFTTQAALYTHHQYIAGFIMTGAFAHGXIFFIRDYNPEQNENNVLARMLDHKEAIISHLSWASLFLGFHTLGLYVHNDVMLAFGTPEKQILIEPIFAQWIQSAHGKTSYGFDVLLSSTNSPAFNAGRSIWLPGWLNAINENSNSLFLTIGPGDFLVHHAIALGLHTTTLILVKGALDARGSKLMPDKKDFGYSFPCDGPGRGGTCDISAWDAFYLAVFWMLNTIGWVTFYWHWKHITLWQGNVSQFNESSTYLMGWLRDYLWLNSSQLINGYNPFGMNSLSVWAWMFLFGHLVWATGFMFLISWRGYWQELIETLAWAHERTPLANLIRWRDKPVALSIVQARLVGLAHFSVGYIFTYAAFLIASTSGKFG, from the exons ATGGCATTAAGATTTCCAAGGTTTAGCCAAGGCTTAGCTCAGGACCCCACTACTCGTCGTATTTGGTTTGGTATTGCTACCGCGCATGACTTCGAGAGTCATGATGATATTACGGAGGAACGTCTTTATCAGAATATTTTTGCTTCTCACTTCGGACAATTAGCAATAATTTTTCTGTGGACTTCCGGAAATCTCTTTCATGTAGCTTGGCAAGGAAATTTTGAAGCATGGGTACAGGACCCTTTACACGTAAGACCTATTGCTCATGCAATTTGGGATCCTCATTTTGGTCAACCGGCCGTGGAAGCTTTTACTCGGGGGGGTGCGCCTGGCCCAGTGAATATCGCTTATTCTGGTGTTTATCAATGGTGGTATACAATCGGTTTACGTACTAATGAAGATCTTTATATCGGAgctctttttctattatttctttctgCCCTAGCCTTACTAGCGGGTTGGTTACACCTACAACCAAAATGGAAACCGAGCGTTTCGTGGTTCAAAAATGCTGAATCTCGTCTCAATCATCATTTGTCAGGACTATTCGGAGTAAGCTCTTTAGCTTGGACAGGACATTTAGTCCATGTCGCTATTCCTGGCGCTAGGGGAGAATACGTTCGATGGAATAATTTCTTAGATGTATTACCACATCCCCAAGGATTAGGCCCACTTTTTACAGGTCAGTGGAATCTTTATGCTCAAAATCCCGATTCCGGTAATCATTTATTTGGTACCTCCCAAGGAGCAGGAACTGCCATTCTAACCCTTCTCGGGGGGTTCCATCCACAAACACAAAGTTTATGGCTGACCGATATTGCACACCATCATTTAGCTattgcatttatttttctcgTTGCCGGTCATATGTATAGAACTAACTTCGGGATTGGGCACAGTATAAAAGATCTTTTAGAAGCGCATATTCCTCCGGGAGGGCGATTGGGGCGTGGACATAAGGGTCTTTATGACACAATCAACAATTCACTTCATTTTCAATTAGGCCTTGCTCTAGCTTCTTTAGGGGTTATTACTTCCTTAGTAGCTCAGCACATGTACTCATTACCTGCTTATGCGTTCATAGCGCAAGACTTTACTACTCAAGCTGCGTTATATACTCATCACCAATACATCGCAGGATTCATCATGACAGGAGCTTTTGCTCATg ctatattttttattagagattACAATCCGGAACAGAATGAGAATAATGTATTGGCAAGAATGTTAGACCATAAAGAAGCTATCATATCCCATTTAAGTTGGGCCAGCCTCTTTTTGGGATTCCATACTTTGGGACTTTATGTTCATAATGACGTCATGCTTGCTTTTGGTACTCCGGAGAAACAAATCTTGATCGAACCCATATTTGCCCAATGGATACAATCTGCTCACGGTAAAACTTCATATGGGTTCGATGTACTTTTATCTTCAACGAATAGTCCAGCCTTCAATGCAGGTCGAAGCATATGGTTGCCCGGCTGGTTAAAtgctattaatgaaaatagtaattcATTATTCTTAACAATAGGGCCCGGAGACTTCTTGGTTCATCATGCTATTGCTCTAGGATTACATACAACCACATTGATCTTAGTAAAAGGTGCTTTAGATGCACGTGGTTCAAAGTTAATGCCAGATAAAAAGGATTTTGGTTATAGTTTTCCTTGCGATGGTCCAGGACGCGGCGGTACTTGTGATATTTCGGCTTGGGACGCATTTTATTTGGCGGTTTTCTGGATGTTAAATACCATTGGATGGGTTACTTTTTATTGGCATTGGAAGCACATCACATTATGGCAGGGTAATGTTTCACAGTTTAATGAATCTTCCACTTATTTGATGGGATGGTTAAGAGATTATCTATGGTTAAACTCTTCGCAACTTATCAATGGATATAACCCTTTTGGTATGAATAGCTTATCGGTCTGGGCGTGGATGTTCTTATTTGGACATCTTGTTTGGGCTACtggatttatgtttttaatttcttggcGTGGATATTGGCAGGAATTGATTGAAACTTTAGCATGGGCCCATGAACGTACACCTTTGGCTAATTTGATTCGATGGAGAGATAAACCAGTAGCTCTTTCCATTGTGCAAGCAAGATTGGTTGGATTAGCCCACTTTTCTGTAGGTTATATCTTCACTTATGCGGCTTTCTTGATTGCCTCTACATCAGGTAAATTTGGTTAA
- the LOC125368833 gene encoding acetyl-coenzyme A carboxylase carboxyl transferase subunit beta, chloroplastic-like — MKYFNDFSSNDYSSIYLNVNSSKKESSMEKRRFNSILSNVELGYRCRLSQSIDSFSPLENTSVSEDPILNDTDKNTRSWSNSDSSSYSNVDRLVGARDIRNFGADETFLVRDNNRDSYSIYFDIENQVFEIDTDHSFLSELESYFYSYWNSSSLNNGSRSGDSYYDHYMYDTKYSWKNYINSCIDSYLRSQVCIDIYILTGSYNYGESSIYSYICGESGNSNESESSSLRTSTNGSDLTRRESSNDLDITITQKYKHLWVQCENCYGLNYKKFFKSRMNICEQCGYHLKMSSSDRIELSIDLGTWDPMDEDMVSLDPIEFHSEEEPYKDRIDSYQRKTGLTEAVQTGTGQLNGIPVAIGVMDFQFMGGSMGSVVGEKITRLIEYATNKFLPLILVCASGGARMQEGSLSLMQMAKISSALYDYQSNKKLFYVSILTSPTTGGVTASFGMLGDIIIAEPNAYIAFAGKRVIEQTLNKTVPEGSQSAEFLFHKGLFDSIVPRNPLKGVLNELLQLHDFFPFES; from the coding sequence ATGAAATATTTCAATGATTTTTCATCGAATGACTattcatctatttatttaaatgtaaataGCAGCAAGAAAGAAAGTTCTATGGAAAAACGGCGGTTCAATTCGATCTTATCCAATGTGGAATTAGGATACAGGTGTAGGCTAAGTCAATCGATAGATAGTTTCAGTCCTCTTGAAAATACCAGTGTAAGCGAAGACCCGATTCTAAATGATACAGATAAAAACACCCGTAGTTGGAGTAATAGTGACAGCTCTAGTTACAGTAATGTTGATCGTTTAGTCGGCGCCAGAGACATTCGGAATTTCGGCGCTGATGAAACTTTTTTAGTTAGGGATAATAATAGGGACAGTTATTccatatattttgatattgaaaatCAAGTTTTTGAGATTGACACTGATCATTCTTTTCTGAGtgaattagaaagttatttttatagttattgGAATTCTAGTTCTCTGAATAATGGGTCTAGGAGTGGCGATTCCTACTATGATCATTATATGTATGATACTAAATATAGTTGGAAGAATTACATCAATAGTTGCATTGACAGTTATCTTCGTTCTCAAGTCtgtattgatatttatattttaactggCAGTTACAATTACGGCGAAAGTTCCATTTATAGTTACATTTGTGGTGAAAGTGGAAATAGTAATGAAAGCGAGAGTTCCAGTCTAAGAACTAGTACGAATGGTAGCGATTTAACTAGAAGAGAAAGTTCTAATGATCTCGATATAACTATAACTCAAAAATACAAGCATTTGTGGGTTCAATGCGAAAATTGTTAtggattaaattataagaaattttttaagtcaAGAATGAATATTTGTGAACAATGTGGATATCATTTGAAAATGAGTAGTTCAGATAGAATTGAACTTTCGATTGACCTAGGCACTTGGGATCCTATGGATGAAGATATGGTATCTCTGGATCCCATTGAATTTCATTCAGAAGAGGAACCTTATAAAGATCGTATTGATTCTTATCAAAGAAAGACAGGATTAACCGAGGCCGTTCAAACAGGCACAGGTCAACTAAACGGCATTCCCGTAGCAATTGGGGTTATGGATTTTCAGTTTATGGGGGGTAGTATGGGATCCGTAGTAGGCGAGAAAATCACTCGTTTGATCGAGTATGCTACCaataaatttttacctcttatTTTAGTGTGTGCTTCCGGAGGAGCGCGCATGCAAGAAGGAAGTTTGAGCTTGATGCAAATGGCTAAAATATCTTCTGCTTTATATGATTATCAATcgaataaaaagttattttatgtATCAATCCTTACATCTCCTACAACAGGCGGGGTGACGGCTAGTTTTGGTATGTTGGGGGATATCATTATTGCTGAACCTAACGCCTATATTGCATTTGCAGGTAAAAGAGTAATTGAACAAACATTGAATAAGACAGTACCTGAAGGTTCACAATCAGCCGAATTTTTATTCCATAAGGGCTTATTCGATTCAATCGTACCACGTAATCCGTTAAAAGGCGTTCTGAATGAGTTACTTCAGCTCcacgatttctttccctttgaATCATAA